Proteins from a single region of Sphaerochaeta globosa str. Buddy:
- a CDS encoding phenylalanine--tRNA ligase subunit alpha, whose protein sequence is MDIDVKNLHPLEVRLLRHVDLAEQITAERIIGELDYNVGQCNQAFSWLSAKGYLVETSRETRVMYELTEFGREQQQKGTPAQRIFTFIKAEGPQALPDLASALQLEKSEIGSAFGQLSKAGFAKMNADNKAQALSEELSGEFILTAELLERGLGGELVEASMSEAEKAAMAKIAKKRGSANSPFKVIEREFITFALTEEGKCAKEAILKAHITGEELGLVTSEILSTGSWKQASFRPYGLNAPTSRLIPGRHNPYGNYLQWVKDKLCSLGFEEFDGPLVENEFWNGDALFMPQFHSARDIHDVYYVKDPVHCKEIEEPWLSQVAKTHENGWNTGSRGWRYSFDHEFTRRQVLRSQGTVLSAHQLPKAKVPGKYFGVARCFRYDQVDATHGADFYQTEGIVLGEDVNLKTLLGLLKMFAEEIAGAEEVKYVPGYFPFTEPSIEVHIKHPVLGWFELGGSGIFRPEVTKALGIDVPVLAWGLGIDRMALMHLGLNDLRELFTPNIESVRMRRGN, encoded by the coding sequence ATGGATATCGATGTAAAGAACCTGCATCCACTGGAAGTCCGCCTGCTCCGGCATGTCGATCTGGCAGAGCAGATTACAGCCGAGCGCATCATCGGTGAGCTTGACTACAACGTGGGGCAGTGCAACCAGGCCTTCAGCTGGTTGAGCGCAAAGGGCTACCTGGTCGAAACGAGCCGTGAAACACGTGTCATGTATGAACTGACTGAGTTCGGTCGAGAACAGCAGCAAAAGGGTACTCCCGCCCAGCGCATCTTTACGTTTATCAAGGCTGAGGGACCTCAGGCTTTGCCTGACCTCGCCTCGGCCCTGCAACTGGAAAAAAGTGAAATTGGTTCAGCGTTCGGCCAGCTTTCCAAGGCTGGTTTTGCCAAAATGAATGCAGATAACAAGGCCCAAGCCCTCTCAGAGGAGCTGTCAGGCGAGTTTATTCTTACTGCAGAATTGCTTGAACGCGGCCTTGGTGGTGAACTTGTAGAAGCATCCATGAGCGAGGCTGAGAAGGCTGCCATGGCAAAAATTGCCAAGAAGAGGGGTTCTGCAAACTCCCCGTTCAAGGTAATAGAACGCGAATTCATCACCTTTGCTTTGACAGAAGAGGGCAAATGTGCAAAAGAGGCGATCCTGAAGGCTCATATCACCGGTGAGGAACTGGGTTTGGTTACCAGTGAAATCCTTTCAACCGGTAGTTGGAAGCAGGCTTCGTTCCGTCCCTACGGATTGAATGCCCCGACCAGCCGATTGATCCCTGGTCGCCACAACCCCTACGGCAATTATTTGCAGTGGGTGAAGGACAAGCTGTGCAGCCTTGGCTTCGAAGAGTTCGACGGTCCGCTGGTGGAGAATGAGTTCTGGAACGGCGATGCCTTGTTCATGCCTCAGTTCCATAGCGCCCGTGATATCCATGACGTCTATTACGTCAAGGATCCCGTACATTGCAAAGAGATTGAGGAACCATGGCTCAGCCAGGTTGCCAAAACGCATGAGAATGGATGGAACACCGGCAGCCGTGGCTGGAGGTATAGTTTCGACCATGAGTTTACCCGTCGTCAGGTATTGCGCAGCCAGGGCACCGTCCTGTCCGCCCATCAGCTGCCCAAGGCCAAGGTTCCCGGCAAGTATTTCGGCGTTGCCCGTTGCTTCCGCTACGACCAAGTCGATGCCACCCATGGGGCTGACTTCTACCAGACCGAAGGCATTGTGCTGGGTGAGGATGTAAATCTGAAGACTCTGCTTGGACTTCTGAAAATGTTTGCCGAAGAGATTGCTGGAGCTGAGGAAGTAAAGTACGTTCCCGGCTACTTCCCGTTCACCGAACCCTCGATCGAAGTGCACATCAAGCATCCCGTGCTGGGATGGTTCGAACTCGGTGGAAGCGGCATTTTCCGTCCCGAGGTCACCAAGGCTCTTGGTATTGATGTTCCGGTTCTTGCTTGGGGCTTGGGTATCGACCGCATGGCGCTGATGCACCTGGGCTTGAATGACCTTCGTGAACTCTTTACCCCGAACATCGAGTCGGTTCGCATGAGGAGAGGAAACTAA